TTGCATTCATTCAAGGATTTATCTGACAATGTAAAGGAAGCATGCAGTCCAAACATACCTTTAAGCATATCCTGCTCGTCAGTATTAGCATATTTTATGAAGTTAACATTTTCTTCTATTCCTTCTCTTAAAACAGCTTCTCCATCTCTGTCAGACACTTCGTAACAAAGGCTGCTTCTTATGCCTAGCTCTTTGCTTACTTCTCCGATAGTAAACAGGCTGTCTTTAGCCGCGAAAGGGCTTGCATGGTGATCAAATACCGTAGTTACACCGTTCTTTATGCAATCTATAAGAGTTGAATAAGCACTGTATTTTGTATCCTCTAATGTAAGCTTCTTATCAAGTCTCCACCAAAGTTTTTCAAGAATTCCTATAAAGTTTGCTCCTGGTTCACCGTCAAGGGCCATACCTCTTGCAAAGCTTGAGTATATGTGGTGATGAGCATTTATAAGTCCAGGCATTATAACTTTGCCTTTTGCATCTATAAATTCCGCATCTTTATACTTGCTTTTAAGTTCATTATAGCTTCCAACTTCTACGATTTTATTTCCATCGATAGCTACACAACCGTTTTCTATTAGAGGCTTTGCTGCATTTTGAGTAATAACTCTTCCATTGCCCACTAAAAGCATTAATCTTCACTTCCTTTCTGGAAAGCATACTATTTTCTTAATACCTCTCCTGCCAATACTTTATTATAGACTCCTTTGTCTATAGCAATTTGACCATTGATAATTACGAAATCAATTCCTTCTGGGTACTGAATTGGATCTACAAAAGTTCCCTTATCCCTAATTGTTTCAGGATTAAATATTACTATATCAGCATAATTACCTGCTTCAAGGCTTCCTCTTTGCTTTAGTCCTAAAACCTCAGCAGGCTTTTTGGTCATCTTAAAGATAGCTTCTTCAAGGGTAAGAACTTTTTCTTCTCTGACATACTTTCCTAGAACTCTTGGGAAGGCTCCATATACTCTTGGATGAGGCTTTCCTGCTAGAAGTCCGTCTGTACATACATTTTGTTCTGGTCTTTTTAGGAATTTAATCACATGCTCTTCAAGACCATAGAAATCTACCATGCCTACGGCATTTTCCTCTTCATAGAGCAAATCAAAGGTAGCTTCTAAAGGATTTTTTCCTTGAATTTCTCCAATTTCTTCAAGGCTCTTGCCTATAAATTCTTCATTCTTATCTGTTTTAACACTTGTTACAGCTATCTGATCAAGACCAGCAAAATCTACGAAGTTATCCCAGCCTGGTATTCCTTCTTCTATGTCTTTAATCATTTTTCGTCTCATTTCATCATCTTTAAGTCTTTCAAGAAGTTTATCTGTTCCACCTGCATGCGCCCAAGGTGGAAGAATTACTCCAAGCATTGTGCTTCCTGCAACATAAGGGTACTGATCAAAGGAAACCTTAATGCCTTCCTTTTGCGCCTTTTCTAGTAATTCTATAACGCCATCTATATACTGCCAGTTCTTCTTTCCACATACCTTAAAGTGTGAAAAGTGAACTTTTACTCCTGATTGTCTGCCTATTTCTATAACTTCTTCCATAGACTCAAGTATGGTATCTGCTTCACTTCTTTGGTGAACTACAAAAATCCCATCATATTCAGCTACAACCTTGCACATTTCAATTATTTCTCTAGTTTGAGAATATGCACATGGAATGTATATTAGACCAGTAGAAAGACCGTAAGCTCCAGCCTCCATCTCTCTTCTTGTAATGTGGCACATTCTTTTTATTTCTTCATCAGTTGCTTCTCTAGCTTCAAGCCCCATTGCCTCCATACGAATATTACCATGAGGTACAAGATAGCTTTGATTTAGTCCAACTCCATTGTTTTCCATCATCTTAAGATAGTTATCTGTAGTTTCATAGTTCCAATCTATTTCATCACTATCTCCGTCTAATCCAGCTAAGTTCTTTCTCCAAGAGCTTATATACTGCTTTGGAAGAGGAGCCATTGATATTCCGTCTTGTCCTAAAAGTTCAGTGGTAATACCTTGACGGATCTTTGTTTCGTTATATGGATTTACAAGTATCATTAAGTCTGAATGGCTGTGAGTATCGATAAACCCTGGTGCAACTGCTAAACCTTTGGCATCGATTACTCTATCAGCCTTATCATCTTTTATTTCACCTATTTTAGCAATTTTATTATCTTCAACAAGAAGATTACCCTTAAAAGGCTTCTTTCCTGTTCCATCTACTATAAGACCATTCTTTATTAGTATTTTCATACCTTTCTCCTTTGTGCATAAGTTAATAGAAGTTAAATTCTAAAACCTGGCTTATACACGCATAGATTTGCATGTATAAGCTCAGGCTTAAAATATTTCTACTTGCTGAATACAGATTTTAATATTCCGTAGTATCCTTCTGCACCTTTATATAATTGTTCTTGTTCAATATACTCATCTATTGTATGAGCTAGGTTTTCCTTTGAAGGTCCAAATCCTATAGTTCTTATTCCCTTTTCACCTGCATAGTGGCTTCCATTTGTGCAGAATGAATAGTGTGTAATTTCTGGATTTATTCCTGCTTCTTTTAATCCTTTGTATGCAGCTTGTACAAATTCATCTGATTCTTCATATAACCATCCTGGGAAGAATCTTTCTCCTTGGATTACTTCTCCAGTAAAGCATCTTTCTTCTCCAACTGCATAAGAAACTTTTACATTAAGCTCTGAATCTTCCTTCTTTAACTCTTCTACTAGCTTAAGAACTGGCTCTAATACAGATTCTTTAGTTTCACCAACTAAAAGTCTTCTGTCAAATGTAGCTTTGCAGTAATCTGGAACTACTGAAGCTCCTGGGTATGGTGAAGACTTAATATCAGTAAGAACTAATATTCCTTTTCCAAGCACTGGCTGTTCAACTGGCTCTATGCCCTGAACCTTCTCAATTACCTTTGACATCTTATATACTGCATTAATTCCTTTTTCAGGATTTGCTGAGTGAGCTGGCTTTCCAAAAGTTTCGATAACTATTTCCGCACGTCCTCTTTGTCCTCTTTTTAAGTTAAGCTCTGATGCTTCTCCTATTACTACATAGTCTGGATTTATTCTTTCACTTATTTTTCTAGCAGAAACGCCTTCAAATATTTCTTCATGAACAACTCCAGCTACATATATGTCTCCTGCAAAATCTTTGTTTGTATCTTCTGCAAAGTATGAAACTGCTGCAATCATAGCACTTACAGCACCCTTCATGTCAGAGGCGCCACGTCCATAGATTTTTCCATCAACTACTTCTCCTCCAAATGGAGCATGTACCCATTTAGAATCGTCTGGTACTGGAACGGTATCTATATGTCCATCAAATAATATTTTCTTTCCTGGCTTTTTTCCTTTAATGTGTCCTATAACATTTCCGTAACCATCTACAAACCAATCATCGTATCCCATTTGCTTAAAAGCAGCAGTTATAGCTTCAACTACTTTGCCTTCTTCACCTGAAACGCTAGGTCTTCTTAGAAGTTCTTGACATAATTTTGTTAATTCTTGTCTTCTTTCATTTGTCATCATAATTTTCATTCTCCTTTTCTTTTTATCTTATCCTACAGTAGGAAAGTCTCCATCCCATGCAATTTCTCTGTATCTTATTGGATCAGTATCGCCTTCAGTACTGAATAATAATACTCTTGAATTTTCATCAAGCTTTAATGCCTTCTTCAATTCCTGCATATCATCTCTTGTCATTATTGATGATATAAGTCCTGCTGTTACCGCTCCTGATTCTCCAGAAATAACTCTCTTGTCTCCCTTTAATGGATTTCCAAGAACTCTCATTCCTCTTGCAGCTACCCAGTCAGGGCATGATACAAAGGCTTTGCTGTAGTCTCTTAATACCTTCCAGCCAATAGTATTTGGCTCACCACAAGCTAGTCCAGCCATGATAGTTGGCATATCTCCGCCTACTACTCTTGGCTCACCATCATTAGCTAAAGCTGACTTATAAAGACATGCTGCTTCATCAGCTTCTACAATAACAGTTGTTGGACAGTTATCTCCAAATACAGAAGCAAAATATCCTTGTACAGCTCCAGCTAAGGAACCAACACCTGCTTGTACAAAAATATGAGTTGGTCTTTCAACACCCATTTCATTAAGCTGTTCTAACGCTTCTGAAGCCATTGTTCCATACCCTTGCATAATCCAAGCTGGTATTTCTTCATAGCCATCCCATGCAGTATCTTGAACTACTACCCAGCCATGCTTTTCAGCATTTTCAGCCGCAAGTCTAACTGCATCATCATAGTTCATATCTGTTATAGAAGCTTCTGCACCTTCAGCTTGAATGTTCTTAAGGCGGATAAACGAAGAACCTTTTGGCATGTACACAACTGATGTTTGCTTAAGCTGTCTTGCTGTCCATGCAACTCCTCTTCCATGATTTCCGTCTGTTGCGGTAACGAAAGTTATTTCTCCAAGTTGTTTTCTAATTTCATCTGAAGTTAGTTTTTCATAGCTAAGCTCTGAAATATCTTTATTAAGTTTTTGCGCTAAGTATTTAGCCATGGCATAAGAACCACCAAGCACTTTAAAAGCATTTAAACCAAACCGATGTGATTCATCTTTAATATAAATTCCGCCAACTCCTAAATCCTTTGCCAAATGATCTAAATTAACAAGTGGAGTTTTAGTATACTCAGGAAAGCTTTCGTGAAACTTTCTAGCCTTGTTTATTTCTTCTTTACCTAAAAAATCAATATTAGTCTTTTCTTTTTTTACTGACATTTCATTTTCTTTCCATAAAATACTTTTTTTCATTTGTCTACCTCGCTCTCTTAAATTTCTAAAATATATTAAAGCAACATCCGTGCCAAAACATAGCTATTAGAAAATTTATTTAAAAAACTTTTGATAAAAAAACATCAAAAATTCTTCTATTAAAAGCATTTTAGGGCATAAAA
The genomic region above belongs to Clostridium swellfunianum and contains:
- a CDS encoding N-acyl-D-amino-acid deacylase family protein yields the protein MKILIKNGLIVDGTGKKPFKGNLLVEDNKIAKIGEIKDDKADRVIDAKGLAVAPGFIDTHSHSDLMILVNPYNETKIRQGITTELLGQDGISMAPLPKQYISSWRKNLAGLDGDSDEIDWNYETTDNYLKMMENNGVGLNQSYLVPHGNIRMEAMGLEAREATDEEIKRMCHITRREMEAGAYGLSTGLIYIPCAYSQTREIIEMCKVVAEYDGIFVVHQRSEADTILESMEEVIEIGRQSGVKVHFSHFKVCGKKNWQYIDGVIELLEKAQKEGIKVSFDQYPYVAGSTMLGVILPPWAHAGGTDKLLERLKDDEMRRKMIKDIEEGIPGWDNFVDFAGLDQIAVTSVKTDKNEEFIGKSLEEIGEIQGKNPLEATFDLLYEEENAVGMVDFYGLEEHVIKFLKRPEQNVCTDGLLAGKPHPRVYGAFPRVLGKYVREEKVLTLEEAIFKMTKKPAEVLGLKQRGSLEAGNYADIVIFNPETIRDKGTFVDPIQYPEGIDFVIINGQIAIDKGVYNKVLAGEVLRK
- a CDS encoding YgeY family selenium metabolism-linked hydrolase, translated to MMTNERRQELTKLCQELLRRPSVSGEEGKVVEAITAAFKQMGYDDWFVDGYGNVIGHIKGKKPGKKILFDGHIDTVPVPDDSKWVHAPFGGEVVDGKIYGRGASDMKGAVSAMIAAVSYFAEDTNKDFAGDIYVAGVVHEEIFEGVSARKISERINPDYVVIGEASELNLKRGQRGRAEIVIETFGKPAHSANPEKGINAVYKMSKVIEKVQGIEPVEQPVLGKGILVLTDIKSSPYPGASVVPDYCKATFDRRLLVGETKESVLEPVLKLVEELKKEDSELNVKVSYAVGEERCFTGEVIQGERFFPGWLYEESDEFVQAAYKGLKEAGINPEITHYSFCTNGSHYAGEKGIRTIGFGPSKENLAHTIDEYIEQEQLYKGAEGYYGILKSVFSK
- the dpaL gene encoding diaminopropionate ammonia-lyase; protein product: MKKSILWKENEMSVKKEKTNIDFLGKEEINKARKFHESFPEYTKTPLVNLDHLAKDLGVGGIYIKDESHRFGLNAFKVLGGSYAMAKYLAQKLNKDISELSYEKLTSDEIRKQLGEITFVTATDGNHGRGVAWTARQLKQTSVVYMPKGSSFIRLKNIQAEGAEASITDMNYDDAVRLAAENAEKHGWVVVQDTAWDGYEEIPAWIMQGYGTMASEALEQLNEMGVERPTHIFVQAGVGSLAGAVQGYFASVFGDNCPTTVIVEADEAACLYKSALANDGEPRVVGGDMPTIMAGLACGEPNTIGWKVLRDYSKAFVSCPDWVAARGMRVLGNPLKGDKRVISGESGAVTAGLISSIMTRDDMQELKKALKLDENSRVLLFSTEGDTDPIRYREIAWDGDFPTVG